From the Panthera leo isolate Ple1 chromosome C1, P.leo_Ple1_pat1.1, whole genome shotgun sequence genome, one window contains:
- the ACP6 gene encoding lysophosphatidic acid phosphatase type 6 → MITRVFSVRVWAPVGVLTSLAYCVHQRRVARAETPGLPGQRPVDRSLLELKMVQVVFRHGARSPLKPLPREQAEWNLQLLEVPPQTQFDYTVTNLAGGLKPHSPFDSQYRKTVLKGGMFAGQLTNVGMQQMFALGQRLRKSYVEDIPFLSPTFNPLEVFVRSTNIYRNLESTRCLLAGLFQSQKEGPIVIHTDEASSEVLYPNYQNCWSLQERTRGRRQAACLQPGISEDLQKVKEGMGIASNDGVDFLSLFDNAAAEQVHSLPSCPTLRRFAQMIEQRAVDTALYVMQREDRESLQMAVGPFLHILESNLRKVMDPATAPGKTRKLYLYAAHDVTLMPLLIILGIFDHKWPPFAVDLTMELYQHRESKEWFVKLYYRGEEQVPEGCPDQLCPLDKFLNTLSAYTLSPEKYHTLCSQAHVIELGDGE, encoded by the exons ATGATCACCCGTGTCTTCAGCGTGCGCGTGTGGGCCCCGGTGGGCGTCTTGACTTCGCTGGCGTACTGCGTCCACCAGCGGCGGGTGGCCCGGGCCGAGACCCCGGGGCTGCCTGGCCAGCGTCCCGTCGACCGGAGTCTGCTGGAGTTGAAAATGGTGCAGGTCGTGTTCCGACACGGGGCGCGGAGTCCTCTCAAGCCGCTCCCGCGGGAGCAG GCAGAGTGGAATCTCCAGCTATTAGAGGTCCCACCCCAAACTCAGTTTGATTACACTGTCACCAATCTAGCTGGTGGCCTGAAACCACATTCTCCTTTCGACTCTCAGTACCGTAAAACCGTACTCAAG GGAGGCATGTTTGCTGGACAGCTGACTAATGTGGGCATGCAGCAAATGTTTGCCCTAGGACAGAGGCTGAGGAAGAGCTATGTGGAGGACATCCCCTTTCTTTCACCAACCTTCAATCCACTGGAGGTCTT tgttcGTTCCACTAATATATATCGGAATCTGGAGTCTACCCGATGTTTGCTGGCTGGGCTTTTCCAAAGTCAGAAAGAAG GACCCATCGTCATCCACACTGATGAAGCAAGCTCTGAAGTCTTGTACCCCAACTACCAGAACTGCTGGAGCCTGCAGGAGAGAACCAG agGCCGGAGGCAGGCTGCCTGTTTACAGCCAGGAATCTCCGAGGATTTGCAAAAGGTGAAGGAAGGGATGGGCATTGCCAGTAATGACGGAGTAGACTTCCTCAGCCTCTTTGACAATGCGGCTGCTGAGCAG GTGCACAGCCTCCCAAGCTGCCCCACACTGAGGAGATTTGCACAGATGATTGAGCAGAGAGCTGTGGACACGGCCTTGTACGTTATGCAGAGGGAAGACAG GGAGAGCCTTCAGATGGCAGTTGGCCCATTCCTCCACATCCTGGAGAGCAACCTGCGGAAAGTCATGGACCCTGCCACTGCACCAGGCAAGACCAG AAAGCTGTACCTCTATGCGGCTCACGATGTGACCCTCATGCCTCTCTTAATCATCCTGGGGATTTTTGACCACAAATGGCCCCCGTTTGCTGTTGATCTAACCATGGAACTCTACCAGCACCGGGAATCTAAGGAGTGGTTTGTGAAGCTCTATTACCGTGGGGAG GAGCAGGTGCCAGAAGGATGCCCTGACCAGCTCTGTCCACTGGACAAGTTCTTAAACACCCTGTCAGCTTACACCTTGAGCCCAGAAAAATACCACACACTCTGCTCTCAAGCACATGTGATTGAACTTGGAGATGGAGAGTGA